In the Halobellus sp. MBLA0158 genome, one interval contains:
- a CDS encoding SHOCT domain-containing protein, which produces MWNDGHITGWGGWGWGMMLFGLLWMALLVVVPLGLIYWLGTRPQSNGPAEDSALAVLQERYARGEIDDEEFDRRRARLTPDDGR; this is translated from the coding sequence ATGTGGAACGATGGCCACATAACCGGCTGGGGTGGCTGGGGCTGGGGGATGATGCTGTTCGGTCTCCTGTGGATGGCACTCCTCGTCGTCGTCCCCCTCGGTCTCATCTACTGGCTGGGGACGCGGCCGCAATCGAACGGCCCCGCCGAGGATAGCGCACTCGCGGTCCTCCAAGAGCGGTACGCCCGTGGCGAGATCGACGACGAGGAATTCGACCGCCGTCGCGCCCGCCTCACACCAGATGATGGACGGTAG
- the xseB gene encoding exodeoxyribonuclease VII small subunit, which produces MAKDSEIHDRVSRVEEIIEQLDADECDLDEGTALHEEGEELLAEVREILDEGSGEVVELE; this is translated from the coding sequence GTGGCAAAAGACTCCGAAATCCACGATCGGGTGAGTCGCGTCGAGGAGATTATTGAACAGCTCGACGCGGACGAGTGCGACCTCGATGAAGGTACTGCACTCCACGAGGAAGGTGAGGAACTCTTGGCCGAAGTGCGAGAGATCCTCGACGAGGGGAGTGGCGAAGTTGTAGAGCTCGAGTAA
- a CDS encoding exodeoxyribonuclease VII large subunit produces the protein MVGRGGGSDSNLQAFNTKRVAKAIFTANTPVVTALGHTDDRLIADQVADVATITPTAAGEYIVNSRQEFLASEIEPLEQQLDAAYETFQQDHEHEQELAEAVDEATAPEGLPPIYYKVAIVVLLLLLLVITGLWLGVI, from the coding sequence ATCGTCGGTCGGGGCGGTGGGAGCGATTCGAACCTCCAAGCCTTCAACACCAAGCGGGTTGCGAAGGCGATCTTCACCGCGAATACCCCGGTGGTCACCGCGCTTGGACACACCGATGACCGGCTCATCGCGGATCAGGTGGCGGACGTCGCGACGATCACGCCGACAGCCGCCGGCGAGTATATCGTGAACTCCCGCCAAGAGTTCCTTGCGAGTGAGATCGAGCCGCTGGAGCAACAGCTCGACGCCGCGTACGAGACTTTCCAGCAGGACCACGAACACGAACAGGAGCTCGCCGAAGCAGTCGATGAAGCGACCGCACCCGAGGGCCTCCCACCGATTTACTACAAGGTCGCCATCGTAGTGCTGCTGTTGCTATTGTTGGTCATCACCGGGCTTTGGTTGGGGGTGATCTAA
- a CDS encoding universal stress protein: MYDRILLSTDGTVASEEAETHALELAAAHDAVLHVLYVVDEDVVTAYSGDEYVDEAEGPEHGLEEHGDETLSELRHRAAEADVDVETSMQHGRPAETIVNHADDCDADLLVLGTKRRPDEYRALLGSVTDRVLRLTTRPATVVKTEVSE; the protein is encoded by the coding sequence ATGTACGACCGAATCCTCCTGTCGACTGATGGAACTGTTGCATCTGAAGAGGCTGAAACGCACGCACTCGAGCTCGCAGCCGCCCACGACGCAGTCCTTCATGTGCTCTACGTCGTCGACGAGGATGTCGTGACTGCGTACAGCGGGGACGAGTACGTCGACGAGGCTGAAGGACCCGAACACGGTCTCGAAGAACACGGCGATGAGACGCTTTCGGAACTCCGACACCGAGCCGCAGAGGCCGATGTCGATGTCGAGACGTCGATGCAACATGGCCGCCCCGCTGAGACTATCGTGAACCACGCAGACGACTGTGACGCCGATCTCCTCGTGCTCGGCACCAAACGCCGGCCGGACGAATATCGGGCGTTGCTCGGAAGTGTCACCGACCGCGTTCTCCGATTGACGACGCGTCCGGCAACCGTCGTGAAAACTGAAGTCAGCGAATAG